From Mesobacillus jeotgali, the proteins below share one genomic window:
- a CDS encoding DEAD/DEAH box helicase, producing MSETQPIIAQLKPFLQQAWEKAGFEAMTSVQLTTIPLIIEGKDVAAESPTGTGKTLAYLLPVLNKIDASMQNTQAVILASSQELVMQILSEIQKWGEGSGIKSASLIGGANLKRQLDKLKKSPHIIVGTPGRTNELIKQKKLKMHKVHTVVLDEGDQLLTPEHNETVKSIVKSTLADQRQLLLFSATLPETVEKSINRLGNDPEIIKVKKDETIDAAKVEHIYFFSEQRDKIKILEKIARLDGTKSLVFIKDIPNLTITAEKLNFKGIQVGQLHSELTKQDRQKYLKKFREGSSEMLLVTDIAARGLDIKGVTHVVHYDFPREQDKYVHRSGRTGRFGAEGTVISIVNEREERDLKKFCKALNISPVQKEFHGGKIVDAE from the coding sequence ATGTCAGAAACTCAACCTATAATCGCTCAATTGAAGCCATTCCTCCAGCAGGCCTGGGAAAAGGCAGGCTTCGAGGCGATGACTTCAGTCCAATTGACGACAATCCCATTAATAATAGAAGGAAAAGATGTTGCGGCTGAATCGCCGACTGGTACTGGTAAAACCCTGGCGTACCTGCTGCCTGTTCTCAATAAAATCGATGCCAGCATGCAGAATACTCAAGCAGTCATCCTTGCATCGTCACAGGAACTGGTCATGCAAATCCTTTCGGAAATCCAGAAGTGGGGAGAAGGCAGCGGAATCAAGTCCGCAAGCCTCATTGGCGGTGCCAATTTAAAGCGCCAGCTGGACAAGCTGAAAAAGAGTCCGCATATTATAGTCGGAACGCCTGGCCGAACAAATGAACTGATCAAGCAGAAAAAGCTGAAGATGCACAAAGTCCACACAGTTGTACTGGATGAAGGCGACCAGCTGCTGACACCGGAACATAATGAAACGGTCAAAAGTATTGTAAAATCAACACTTGCTGATCAAAGGCAACTTTTATTATTTTCAGCAACACTGCCAGAGACCGTCGAAAAATCAATCAACAGGCTGGGAAACGATCCTGAAATCATCAAGGTAAAGAAGGATGAAACGATTGATGCGGCAAAAGTCGAGCATATCTACTTTTTCAGCGAACAGCGTGACAAAATCAAAATCCTCGAGAAGATAGCCCGTCTGGATGGAACGAAGTCACTTGTATTCATTAAAGATATCCCTAACCTGACCATCACCGCTGAAAAACTGAACTTCAAAGGAATTCAAGTTGGTCAGCTGCACAGCGAGCTTACTAAGCAGGACCGCCAGAAATACCTGAAAAAGTTCCGCGAAGGCAGCAGTGAGATGCTGCTTGTCACCGACATCGCGGCGCGCGGCCTGGACATTAAAGGCGTCACACATGTGGTCCACTACGATTTCCCGAGAGAGCAGGACAAATACGTCCACCGCTCCGGCAGGACAGGCCGTTTTGGTGCGGAAGGCACAGTTATCTCGATTGTAAATGAAAGAGAAGAACGCGATTTAAAAAAATTCTGCAAGGCACTCAATATTTCTCCAGTGCAAAAAGAATTTCACGGTGGCAAAATTGTGGATGCTGAATAA